A genomic stretch from Cellulomonas sp. KRMCY2 includes:
- the treZ gene encoding malto-oligosyltrehalose trehalohydrolase, translating to MTTPAAPSVWAPTAARVDLHLPDLLDGPQVHPMTRTAAGWWTSPVDLPDGTDYAFAVDGGEPRPDPRSAWQPHGVHGPSRTFDPSGHAWSDAGWTGLDVRGSVVYELHLGTFTPTGTLDAAIERLDHLVELGVDVVELMPVAAFPGVHGWGYDGVALFAVHDPYGGPAALQRFVDAAHGRGLAVCLDVVYNHLGPSGNYLAVFGPYFTDLHHTQWGWAVNLDGPDSHEVRRFLVDNALRWMRDFHLDALRLDAVHAMVDDSPVHLLAELADAVADLSRQLGRPLSLIAESDLNDARTITRTAEGGLGMTAQWADDVHHAVHALLTGERQGYYVDFGSLETLDTALTRVFVHDGGHSTFRGKAWGRPVPAGVDGHQFVAFVSDHDQVGNRALGDRPYPPPDAGGAAIAAALVLTSAFTPMIFMGEEWGASTPWQFFTDHSEPELVEGIRRGRAEEFAGHGWTDAAGHDVRVPDPQAPATVAASRLDWAEPDRPEHARLLSWYRDLIGLRRTEPSIASGDRAATRVEHDEDGRWLVVHRSDVAIVVALGDDPVRVDLTQHGATHDDGATLELLAAWDELEIDGRSVVLGGRSVAVLRTGPGPRLITD from the coding sequence GTGACGACTCCTGCGGCGCCGTCCGTCTGGGCCCCGACGGCAGCCCGGGTCGACCTGCACCTGCCCGACCTCCTCGACGGGCCGCAGGTCCATCCGATGACCAGGACCGCCGCCGGCTGGTGGACGTCCCCGGTCGACCTGCCCGACGGGACCGACTACGCCTTCGCCGTCGACGGCGGCGAGCCACGTCCGGACCCGCGCAGCGCGTGGCAGCCGCACGGGGTGCACGGCCCGAGCCGGACGTTCGACCCGTCGGGCCACGCGTGGTCCGATGCCGGCTGGACCGGCCTGGACGTGCGGGGCAGCGTCGTCTACGAGCTGCACCTGGGCACCTTCACCCCGACCGGCACCCTCGACGCCGCGATCGAGCGTCTCGACCACCTCGTGGAGCTCGGCGTCGACGTCGTCGAGCTCATGCCGGTCGCAGCCTTCCCTGGTGTGCACGGGTGGGGGTATGACGGCGTCGCGCTCTTCGCCGTGCACGACCCGTACGGTGGACCGGCCGCCCTGCAACGCTTCGTCGACGCCGCCCACGGCCGCGGTCTGGCGGTGTGCCTCGATGTCGTCTACAACCACCTCGGGCCGTCCGGCAACTACCTCGCGGTCTTCGGGCCGTACTTCACGGACCTGCACCACACCCAGTGGGGCTGGGCGGTCAACCTCGACGGTCCCGACAGCCACGAGGTCCGTCGGTTCCTCGTGGACAACGCGCTGCGCTGGATGCGGGACTTCCACCTCGACGCGCTGCGCCTCGACGCCGTGCACGCCATGGTCGACGACTCCCCTGTGCACCTGCTCGCCGAGCTCGCGGACGCCGTCGCGGACCTGAGCAGGCAGCTGGGGCGGCCGCTGTCCCTGATCGCCGAGTCGGACCTCAACGACGCCCGGACCATCACCCGGACCGCCGAGGGCGGGCTGGGCATGACGGCGCAGTGGGCCGACGACGTCCATCACGCCGTCCACGCCCTGCTCACCGGCGAGCGCCAGGGGTACTACGTCGACTTCGGCAGCCTCGAGACCCTGGACACGGCCCTGACCCGGGTCTTCGTGCACGACGGCGGCCACTCCACGTTCCGGGGGAAGGCGTGGGGCCGTCCGGTTCCGGCAGGCGTCGACGGTCATCAGTTCGTCGCGTTCGTCTCCGACCACGACCAGGTCGGGAACCGCGCCCTGGGCGACCGGCCCTACCCGCCGCCGGACGCCGGTGGTGCGGCGATCGCCGCAGCCCTGGTGCTGACGTCGGCCTTCACCCCGATGATCTTCATGGGTGAGGAGTGGGGAGCGAGCACCCCGTGGCAGTTCTTCACGGACCACTCGGAGCCGGAGCTGGTCGAGGGGATCCGCCGCGGTCGCGCCGAGGAGTTCGCGGGCCACGGCTGGACGGACGCAGCCGGTCACGACGTCCGGGTACCCGACCCGCAGGCTCCGGCCACCGTCGCCGCGAGCCGGCTCGACTGGGCGGAGCCCGACCGCCCCGAGCACGCCCGGCTCCTCTCCTGGTACCGCGACCTCATCGGGCTCCGCCGCACGGAGCCGTCGATCGCGTCCGGGGACCGCGCAGCGACCCGCGTCGAGCACGACGAGGACGGGCGGTGGCTCGTGGTGCACCGCTCGGACGTCGCGATCGTCGTCGCCCTGGGCGACGACCCCGTGCGCGTCGACCTGACTCAGCACGGAGCCACCCACGACGACGGCGCGACCCTCGAGCTCCTCGCAGCCTGGGACGAGCTCGAGATCGACGGCCGCAGCGTGGTCCTGGGTGGACGCTCGGTCGCCGTCCTGCGCACCGGGCCCGGCCCTAGGCTGATCACGGACTGA
- the treY gene encoding malto-oligosyltrehalose synthase, which translates to MTITADRPGPARRRPPVDRPVPVSTYRLQLGADLTFDDAAEQIGYLARLGVTHVYLSPVLTAAPGSTHGYDVVDHDEVSPVLGGRAGLDRLARTAHAAGLGLVLDIVPNHMAVPTPVWHNRALWSVLAEGPESPYASWFDVDWSAGDGALLMPVLGRRIGAVLASNELTVQDTVVPGGDGTPRTVLRYHDAVFPVRAGTEHLPLAELVDRQHYRLAYWRVANEELNYRRFFDVGSLAAVRVENPLVFDATHQLITSLVADGTVDGLRIDHPDGLADPQGYLERLAQATDEAWVVVEKILAPTEELPEDWATAGTTGYEAMWRVHATFVDPGGGAELGAVMHRLTGDTADALPRLVDEAKREIVSGPLYAELNRLADLAAEICRDDVRLRDHTWRSLYDCLVELLVAADRYRYYVVPGETAHPDVQAAFAECVTRARSHLDEDRLESLDLLAEMLLGKEIGSAGRTREARRGELVVRFQQTCGAVMAKGVEDTAFYRWSHLISLCEVGGAPERFAISTEELHAWATRAQQHAPVAMTGLSTHDTKRSEDVRARLGVLSELPTEWSELVGALRTATADARPGLLDGRTENILWQTLAGTWQTTGPIALDRLCGYLTKAMREAKTHTSWTAPDEAYEQAVTGYAAHLLTDPTVADAFTGWLDRTAAGTRAATLGTKLVQLTLPGVADVYQGTEVPAIALVDPDNRRPVDFASLAAALDRLEVESPRDLADEKLLVVSRCLRVRRDHPDAFIGPDAGYTPLPCSSGNAIVFARTEAGRPRAVTVATRLALALERLGGWGEHTVVLPEGTWRDELTGRTVAGGVVRLADLLGDLPVALLVRDGQAEPDANG; encoded by the coding sequence ATGACGATCACCGCCGACCGCCCGGGCCCGGCCCGTCGCCGCCCGCCCGTGGACCGACCGGTTCCGGTCTCGACCTACCGCCTGCAGCTCGGCGCGGACCTGACCTTCGACGACGCCGCCGAGCAGATCGGCTACCTGGCCCGGCTCGGCGTCACGCACGTGTACCTCTCGCCCGTGCTGACCGCCGCCCCGGGCTCGACCCACGGCTACGACGTCGTCGACCACGACGAGGTCTCCCCCGTGCTCGGCGGCCGCGCCGGCCTCGACCGGCTCGCCCGTACGGCCCACGCGGCCGGGCTCGGCCTGGTGCTCGACATCGTGCCGAACCACATGGCAGTACCGACCCCGGTCTGGCACAACCGCGCCCTGTGGTCGGTGCTCGCGGAGGGACCGGAGTCCCCGTACGCATCCTGGTTCGACGTCGACTGGTCCGCCGGGGACGGCGCCCTGTTGATGCCGGTGCTGGGGCGCCGGATCGGGGCGGTGCTCGCCTCGAACGAGCTGACCGTGCAGGACACCGTCGTCCCCGGCGGCGACGGCACGCCCCGGACGGTGCTGCGCTACCACGACGCCGTCTTCCCGGTGCGCGCGGGCACCGAGCACCTCCCGCTCGCGGAGCTCGTCGACCGTCAGCACTACCGCCTCGCGTACTGGCGGGTCGCGAACGAGGAGCTCAACTACCGCCGCTTCTTCGACGTCGGCTCGCTCGCCGCGGTCCGGGTCGAGAACCCGCTGGTCTTCGACGCGACCCACCAGCTCATCACGTCGCTCGTGGCGGACGGGACCGTCGACGGTTTGCGGATCGACCACCCGGACGGGCTCGCCGACCCGCAGGGCTACCTCGAACGTCTCGCGCAGGCGACCGATGAGGCCTGGGTCGTGGTCGAGAAGATCCTGGCGCCCACCGAGGAGCTGCCCGAGGACTGGGCGACGGCGGGTACCACCGGGTACGAGGCGATGTGGCGCGTGCACGCGACCTTCGTCGACCCGGGCGGCGGCGCCGAGCTCGGCGCCGTCATGCACCGGCTGACCGGCGACACCGCCGACGCCCTGCCCCGCCTGGTCGACGAGGCCAAGCGCGAGATCGTCAGCGGCCCGCTCTACGCAGAGCTCAACCGCCTCGCCGACCTGGCGGCGGAGATCTGCCGCGACGACGTTCGCCTGCGCGACCACACCTGGCGGTCCCTGTACGACTGCCTCGTCGAGCTGCTGGTCGCCGCGGACCGCTACCGGTACTACGTGGTACCGGGCGAGACCGCGCACCCGGACGTGCAGGCGGCGTTCGCCGAGTGCGTCACCCGGGCCCGGTCCCACCTCGACGAGGACCGCCTGGAGAGCCTCGACCTGCTCGCCGAGATGCTCCTCGGCAAGGAGATCGGGTCCGCCGGCCGAACCCGGGAGGCCCGTCGCGGCGAGCTGGTCGTCCGGTTCCAGCAGACCTGCGGTGCGGTGATGGCCAAGGGGGTCGAGGACACCGCGTTCTACCGCTGGAGCCACCTGATCAGCCTGTGCGAGGTCGGCGGGGCACCGGAACGCTTCGCGATCAGCACCGAGGAGCTGCACGCCTGGGCCACTCGCGCGCAGCAGCACGCACCGGTCGCGATGACCGGCCTGTCCACCCATGACACCAAGCGCAGCGAGGACGTCCGGGCCCGGCTCGGTGTCCTGTCCGAGCTGCCGACGGAGTGGTCGGAGCTCGTGGGCGCCCTGCGCACCGCGACGGCCGACGCACGGCCCGGCCTGCTGGACGGCCGGACCGAGAACATCCTGTGGCAGACGCTTGCCGGCACCTGGCAGACCACCGGCCCGATCGCGCTCGATCGGCTCTGCGGTTACCTGACCAAGGCGATGCGCGAGGCCAAGACGCACACGTCCTGGACCGCACCGGACGAGGCGTACGAGCAGGCCGTCACCGGCTACGCGGCGCACCTCCTGACGGACCCCACGGTCGCCGACGCGTTCACCGGATGGCTCGACCGGACCGCGGCCGGCACCCGGGCGGCGACCCTCGGCACGAAGCTCGTCCAGCTCACGCTGCCCGGCGTCGCCGACGTCTACCAGGGCACCGAGGTCCCGGCGATCGCCCTCGTCGACCCGGACAACCGGCGCCCGGTCGACTTCGCAAGCCTTGCGGCAGCACTCGACCGGCTCGAGGTGGAGTCGCCGCGCGACCTCGCCGACGAGAAGCTCCTCGTCGTGTCCCGCTGCCTGCGCGTCCGACGGGACCACCCCGACGCCTTCATCGGTCCCGACGCCGGCTACACCCCGCTGCCGTGCTCGTCCGGCAACGCCATCGTGTTCGCCCGGACCGAGGCGGGTAGGCCGCGTGCCGTGACCGTCGCCACCCGGCTCGCCCTGGCCCTCGAACGACTCGGCGGCTGGGGCGAGCACACCGTCGTGCTGCCCGAGGGCACGTGGCGCGACGAGCTGACCGGACGGACCGTCGCCGGCGGCGTCGTGCGGCTCGCGGACCTGCTCGGCGATCTCCCGGTGGCGCTCCTGGTGCGCGACGGGCAGGCTGAGCCCGATGCCAACGGATGA
- the glgX gene encoding glycogen debranching protein GlgX — protein sequence MQIWPGKPYPLGATFDGTGTNFALFSELADRVELCLFAEDGTEERVDLPEVDAFVWHVYLPGVQPGQRYGFRVHGPYEPAKGHRCNPAKVLLDPYAKAIDGQIDGDASLFSYDFADPDALNADDSAGHTMTSVVINPFFDWGHDRPPNHSYHESVIYEAHVKGLTKQHPGVPEVLRGTYAGLAHPAIIDHLVDLGITAIELMPVHQFVNDPTLVAKGLSNYWGYNTIGFFAPHNGYASAAYPGQQVQEFKQMVKALHEAGIEVILDVVYNHTAEGNHLGPTLCFRGIDNAAYYRLVDEDQAHYFDTTGTGNSLLMRHPHVLQLLMDSLRYWVTEMHVDGFRFDLASTLARQFHEVDRLSAFFDLVQQDPVISQVKLIAEPWDVGDGGYQVGGFPPLWSEWNGKYRDTVRDFWRGQPATLAEFASRLSGSSDLYEHTGRKPIASINFVTAHDGFTLNDLVSYNDKHNDANGEGNADGESHNRSWNCGVEGPTDDLAITGLRWRQQRNFLTTLLLSQGVPMLAHGDELGRTQAGNNNGYCQDNPTTWVDWELDETRDGHLDFTRALVHLRRDHPVLRRRRFFFGSADHGGESELGDIAWFNTAGQHMSDGDWREGHARAVTVFLNGEAIAEPDDRGDPVVDDSFLVLYNADKDPVSFTLPPAEFGDVWTCVVDTDHTLGAGAELIGGSVLEITGRSTLVLTRPPVGA from the coding sequence ATGCAGATCTGGCCAGGCAAGCCCTACCCCCTCGGCGCGACCTTCGACGGAACAGGCACCAACTTCGCGCTCTTCTCCGAGCTTGCCGACCGGGTCGAGCTGTGCCTGTTCGCCGAGGACGGCACCGAGGAGCGGGTCGACCTGCCCGAGGTCGACGCCTTCGTGTGGCACGTCTACCTGCCGGGAGTGCAGCCCGGTCAGCGGTACGGCTTCCGGGTGCACGGACCGTACGAGCCCGCGAAGGGTCATCGCTGCAACCCCGCCAAGGTGCTCCTCGACCCCTACGCCAAGGCGATCGACGGCCAGATCGACGGCGACGCGTCGCTCTTCTCCTACGACTTCGCCGATCCCGACGCGCTGAACGCCGACGACTCGGCCGGGCACACGATGACGTCCGTGGTGATCAACCCGTTCTTCGACTGGGGTCACGACCGGCCGCCGAACCACAGCTACCACGAGAGCGTGATCTACGAGGCGCACGTCAAGGGGCTCACCAAGCAGCACCCGGGCGTCCCCGAGGTCCTGCGCGGCACGTACGCCGGGCTCGCGCACCCCGCGATCATCGACCACCTGGTCGACCTCGGGATCACCGCCATCGAGCTCATGCCGGTGCACCAGTTCGTCAACGACCCGACCCTCGTCGCCAAGGGTCTGTCGAACTACTGGGGCTACAACACCATCGGCTTCTTCGCCCCGCACAACGGGTACGCCTCGGCGGCCTACCCCGGCCAGCAGGTGCAGGAGTTCAAGCAGATGGTCAAGGCCCTGCACGAGGCGGGCATCGAGGTCATCCTCGACGTGGTCTACAACCACACGGCCGAGGGCAACCACCTCGGCCCGACGCTGTGCTTCCGCGGCATCGACAACGCGGCCTACTACCGCCTGGTCGACGAGGACCAGGCGCACTACTTCGACACCACCGGCACCGGCAACTCCCTGCTGATGCGGCACCCGCACGTGCTCCAGCTCCTGATGGACTCGCTGCGGTACTGGGTCACGGAGATGCACGTCGACGGCTTCCGGTTCGACCTCGCCTCGACCCTCGCCCGCCAGTTCCACGAGGTCGACCGACTCTCGGCCTTCTTCGACCTCGTGCAGCAGGACCCGGTGATCAGCCAGGTCAAGCTCATCGCCGAGCCGTGGGACGTCGGTGACGGCGGCTACCAGGTCGGTGGCTTCCCGCCGCTGTGGAGCGAGTGGAACGGCAAGTACCGCGACACCGTCCGGGACTTCTGGCGCGGCCAGCCCGCGACGCTCGCCGAGTTCGCCAGCCGGCTGTCCGGATCCTCGGACCTGTACGAGCACACCGGGCGTAAGCCGATCGCATCGATCAACTTCGTCACGGCCCACGACGGCTTCACGCTCAACGACCTGGTCTCCTACAACGACAAGCACAACGACGCCAACGGCGAGGGCAACGCCGACGGCGAGAGCCACAACCGGTCCTGGAACTGCGGTGTCGAGGGGCCGACGGACGACCTCGCGATCACCGGGCTGCGCTGGCGTCAGCAGCGCAACTTCCTGACCACCCTCCTGCTGTCGCAGGGCGTGCCGATGCTCGCCCACGGCGACGAGCTCGGCCGGACCCAGGCGGGCAACAACAACGGCTACTGCCAGGACAACCCGACCACCTGGGTCGACTGGGAGCTGGACGAGACCCGGGACGGGCACCTCGACTTCACCCGGGCGCTCGTCCACCTGCGCCGGGATCACCCGGTGCTCCGCCGTCGGCGATTCTTCTTCGGCAGCGCGGACCACGGGGGCGAGTCCGAGCTCGGTGACATCGCGTGGTTCAACACCGCCGGGCAGCACATGTCCGATGGGGACTGGCGCGAGGGCCATGCGCGCGCCGTGACGGTCTTCCTCAACGGCGAGGCGATCGCCGAACCGGACGACCGCGGCGACCCGGTCGTCGACGACAGCTTCCTGGTCCTCTACAACGCCGACAAGGACCCGGTCTCGTTCACGCTGCCGCCGGCCGAGTTCGGCGACGTGTGGACCTGCGTCGTGGACACCGACCACACGCTCGGAGCAGGGGCCGAGCTGATCGGGGGAAGCGTGCTCGAGATCACCGGCCGCAGCACGCTCGTGCTCACCAGACCGCCGGTCGGCGCGTGA
- a CDS encoding rhodanese-like domain-containing protein encodes MTTLTLNRSARRASLAGLLLAATLVMGVTACAPQEQDGATVGSAADGEASTQTLDAAAFADLVATDGVVVVDVRTPQEYAEGHLDGALNLDVSAPDFATAIAALDPDVTYALYCRSGNRSAQAMDVMSSAGMTSLAHLDGGVGAWTSAGGDLVTGS; translated from the coding sequence ATGACGACACTCACCCTGAACCGTTCCGCGCGACGCGCGTCCCTGGCCGGCCTGCTGCTCGCGGCCACCCTCGTCATGGGCGTGACCGCATGTGCTCCGCAGGAGCAGGACGGCGCGACCGTCGGGTCCGCGGCCGACGGCGAGGCGAGCACCCAGACGCTCGACGCCGCTGCCTTCGCCGACCTCGTCGCGACCGACGGCGTCGTCGTCGTGGACGTGCGGACCCCGCAGGAGTACGCCGAGGGTCACCTGGACGGGGCCCTCAACCTGGACGTCTCCGCCCCGGACTTCGCCACCGCGATCGCAGCGCTCGACCCCGACGTCACCTACGCCCTGTACTGCCGGTCGGGCAACCGCTCGGCCCAGGCGATGGACGTCATGAGCTCAGCCGGCATGACATCCCTCGCGCACCTCGACGGTGGCGTCGGGGCGTGGACCTCGGCCGGCGGGGACCTCGTCACCGGTTCCTGA
- a CDS encoding DsrE/DsrF/DrsH-like family protein, with amino-acid sequence MTTSPAPLVPSFDDDANEGRKLAIICSKGNLDMAYPGLILGNAALGEGVETHIFFTFWGLDMITKSRMNDLKFTPVGNTATHMPMGLTPMPGITGMATKQMKKSIADLGVPEIPEFLEQIVGAGGHLWACRLSADMNKLTDTDLYSEVEGIISATDFIELTAGAQMLFI; translated from the coding sequence GTGACCACATCCCCAGCCCCGCTCGTCCCGTCCTTCGACGACGACGCGAACGAGGGCCGCAAGCTCGCGATCATCTGCTCCAAGGGCAACCTCGACATGGCCTACCCGGGGCTCATCCTCGGCAACGCCGCGCTCGGCGAGGGCGTCGAGACCCACATCTTCTTCACGTTCTGGGGCCTCGACATGATCACCAAGTCCCGGATGAACGACCTCAAGTTCACCCCGGTCGGCAACACCGCCACGCACATGCCGATGGGCCTGACGCCGATGCCGGGCATCACCGGGATGGCGACCAAGCAGATGAAGAAGTCGATCGCCGACCTCGGGGTCCCCGAGATCCCCGAGTTCCTCGAGCAGATCGTCGGGGCCGGCGGGCACCTGTGGGCGTGCCGGCTCAGCGCCGACATGAACAAGCTCACCGACACCGACCTGTACTCGGAGGTCGAGGGCATCATCAGCGCCACCGACTTCATCGAGCTCACCGCCGGCGCCCAGATGCTCTTCATCTGA
- a CDS encoding TusE/DsrC/DsvC family sulfur relay protein, whose product MPVTTIDGREVHVNEEGFLTDPAEWDEAMAPGLAAAIGIELTDDHWKVLRFLRADFATQGETATTRRVQAVGGVSTKEQFALFPKKPAKKMAYIAGLPKPRGCV is encoded by the coding sequence ATGCCTGTGACCACGATCGACGGACGCGAGGTCCACGTCAACGAGGAGGGGTTCCTCACCGACCCCGCCGAGTGGGACGAGGCGATGGCGCCCGGCCTGGCCGCCGCCATCGGGATCGAGCTCACCGACGACCACTGGAAGGTGCTGCGCTTCCTTCGCGCGGACTTCGCCACCCAGGGCGAGACGGCGACCACCCGCCGGGTCCAGGCGGTCGGCGGCGTGTCCACCAAGGAGCAGTTCGCGCTCTTCCCGAAGAAGCCGGCCAAGAAGATGGCCTACATCGCCGGTCTGCCCAAGCCGCGCGGCTGCGTCTGA